The nucleotide sequence TAAAGAGAAAGTTGATGAAAATTCAGTATTTCATTCCATGTTGGTCTGTGATTTTCCAGCAAAATGGATTCCTCTATCAGTTGAAGACTTTGCAACATATTTAAATTTACTTACTGGAGAAAATTTTACAGAAAAAGACCTCTGGGAAACAGCAGATAGAATAGAAACAAAAATAAGATTATTTAACAATAGAGAAGGATTAACCAGAGAGGATGATAATTTACCTCCCAGAATTTTAAAAGATACTCTACCTGAAGGACCAACTAAAGGTAATGTAGTTAATGAAAAAGATCTTAATACTCTCCTTGATAAATATTATGAAGTAAGAGGCTGGAGTAAGCATGGTATACCAACTACAGAAAAATTAAAAGAACTAAACATAAAAGGAGAGTGATATTAATGAGATTAAAAATAGATGCAGATTTATGTGTTGGATGTAAGGCCTGCGAAATAGCGTGTTCACTTGAACATCATAATGTTTTTAATCCAAAAAGAGCTAATATAAAAGTTATTTTTACTCATCCTTTACCTTCAGCTCCCAAATATTGCAGACAGTGTAAAAACCCGCAGTGTGTTGAAAGTTGTCCAACCGGAGCTTTATGGAGGGATGAAAAAAAGGATATGGTAGTCTATGATAAGGAAAAATGTATTCACTGTCTAAAATGTATAGAGGCCTGTCCTTTTGACTCAATATTTTATAATCAAACCACTGAAGAAATATTAAAATGCGATCTCTGTGGAGGGAATCCTGTTTGTGTAGAATTTTGTGAAAAGGATGCTATAAAGTTTATTGAATAATGAATTAAAAAAAAGTTTTAAGGGGAGTCTAAATTGAAAATTACTTTAAATGATATCATGGAACTTCCTATTTTTAATGATGCTCGGATTATTGCCGGTCATGCAGGAGCAAAAAAAGAAGTTAAAAGTGTAACTGTAGCTGAAGTCCCGGATGCAGCTGACTGGTTAAATGGCGGAGAACTTGTTGTTACTACTGCCTATTTTTTAAAAGATAATTCAGAAAAACAAAAAAGTTGGTTAACAAGTTTAATAGAAGGTCAGGCAGTAGCTTTAGCTATCAAACCTGAGAGATTTTTAGGGAATATTCCGGAGGCAATGATAGATATAGCTGATGAATTTTCATTTCCTCTAATCAGGCTACCCCATAAAATAGACTGGCCACAGATAATAGAAAATGTAATGAATGCCATCAATCAAAATAAAAGTGAGATAATTAAAAGATCTGAAGATATCCACAATAAATTAACCCAAATTGTTTTAAGAGAAGATGGTCTGGAAATAATTGCTGATACTATGGCCAGTCTAGTTAATAATTTAATTATAGTTGAGGATAATAATCTGGAAGCTCTGGCAGTAGGTTATCCGGATCAGGATAATAGAGAAGAATTTGATGATTTACTAAAATTTAGAGGAAAAATATTTTTAAATGAATTTAGAAAAAATGAATATTATAAAGATAAAGTTGAAAATTGCAATTATAATATTGAAGAAAATACTCAAAAAAATTGTAGTAACAAAATTTACACTTATGATTTAAACTATAAAGACTCAAATTATACTCAACTTACGATTCCAATTATTGCTAATAGTGTAACCTATGGATTTTTAACTTTAATAGAATATTATGGTCAGACAAATGAAGTAGATATTGTAGCTTTAGAACATGGTGCTACTACTATTGCTCTTGATTTAACAAAGAAAAGAGCAGTTTATGAAACTAAAAAAAGACTTAAAAAAGATTTTTTAAATGATCTTTTTAGTGGAAATATAAACAACAGTCTGGTATTGAAAGGTAAATATAATTTTATAAATTATGAGGTGGAAAAAGCTACAGTAGCTATAATTTTAGAAATTGAAAGAAGTAATCAGGACTTTAGTGAAAATAATTATTCTTCAATGGAGAGCAATAAAAAAACATTAAAAATAATCAATACTGAGTTTAGTAAAAGTGGGCAAAATTATTTTATTTATGAAGAAGGGAACCGGATTATTATTCTTTTTCAATTTGCTGAAATTAAGGATGAAGAAGAAATATATAATAAAATAAGTGAGAGATGCAAAAATATTGGAGAAAGGGTAATTCAATATAAAATAAATAAAAATTATTATTTTGGAATAGGTGGCCTTTATCATAATTCTGCTGAAACAAAAAAAAGTTATGAGGAAGCCAAAAAAGCTCTTAAAATCGGGAAAATATTTATAGAAGAAAATGAAGTATTTATCTATAAAAGACTTGGGATTTATCGTATCCTTTCCATGATTGAAAAAGAAGGAGAAGTAATAGAATTTTGCAAAGATTTTTTAGGAGATTTAATAAAATATGATAAAAAACACAATGAAAACCTCTGTTATAACTTAAAAAAATATCTCATGAATAATGGAAATGTTACTAAAGCAGCCAAAGAATTATATATTCATCCAAATACTTTAGCTTATAGAATTAAGAAAATTGAGAAAATACTAAAAAAAGATCTGGATGATCCTAGAGAAAGATTTAATTTATTTTTAGCTTTAATGATTAAAAAATCAACTTTAAAAGATTAAGGGGGGATAATGTTGAAAACTGCCTGTATTCAACAAATTGCCAGAGATATAACTGAATATAAAGAAGCCTGGAAAGACATAATAAAATTAATTGATAGGGCAGCAGCTAAAGATCCTGATTTGATAGTTCTTCCAGAAAGTGCCTATCCTGCTTATTTTTTGGGTTATAATCAAAAAAAATGCAGTGAATCTTTAGAAAATATTGATGAAGTTATTAATGAATTACAAAAAAAAGCCAGTGATTATGAAATATATATTGCAGCCGGGATTGTTTTAAAGGAAAAAGATAAAAAATATAATGGAGGTATTTTAATAAATAGGCAGGGGAAAATCATAGCAACTACCCAAAAAAGTAATTTATGGCATTTTGATCATAAATGGCTGGAAAGTGGAGAAGTTGCTGATGTGGTTGAAACAGAATTTGGGAAAATAGGATTAATGATCTGTGCTGATGGTAGAGCTCCGGAAATACCAAGGATTTTGGCTTTAAGAGGGGCAGAAATTATTATTGATCTGGCAAATTTAACATCTACCGGGAGAGATCCAGAAAAATTATCCAATGCACAGTTAGATTATATGTTAGCTACCAGAGCTATAGAAAACAATATCTGGCTGATAATGGCTGATAAGATTGGTCTTGAAGCAAATACCGTTCTTTATGCTGGGGGAAGTTGTGTTATAAATCCTGAAGGAGAATTTATAAATAGAGCCAGTCCAAATCAGGAAGAAATTATATTTACTGAAATTAACAGTAAAGATAATTGTGAATTACCTGTTAAAAGAGTGCCTGGAGATTATCTAAGTCTGGTAGAAGATACTGAGAAATTAGCTATTAAAGAAAAATTAAATAAAAATATAAAAATAGCAGAAGCCGAAGTACAAATCTCAGCAGTACAGTATGAATATGAAAAAGGTAATGTGAATAGTTATTTGAAATTTGCAAAAAATTTTATTAAACAGTTAGAAATTCAGGATTCTAAAATTATTGTTTTAAGAGAAATGGATAAAGAGATAAATATAAATCTGGTAATTAAAAAAATAAAAGATATTTTAAGTAATGAAGAGCTTATTGTAGTTTTAACTGGATATCAAAAAGAAAATAAAAA is from Halanaerobiales bacterium and encodes:
- a CDS encoding 4Fe-4S dicluster domain-containing protein, which codes for MRLKIDADLCVGCKACEIACSLEHHNVFNPKRANIKVIFTHPLPSAPKYCRQCKNPQCVESCPTGALWRDEKKDMVVYDKEKCIHCLKCIEACPFDSIFYNQTTEEILKCDLCGGNPVCVEFCEKDAIKFIE
- a CDS encoding PucR family transcriptional regulator ligand-binding domain-containing protein; amino-acid sequence: MKITLNDIMELPIFNDARIIAGHAGAKKEVKSVTVAEVPDAADWLNGGELVVTTAYFLKDNSEKQKSWLTSLIEGQAVALAIKPERFLGNIPEAMIDIADEFSFPLIRLPHKIDWPQIIENVMNAINQNKSEIIKRSEDIHNKLTQIVLREDGLEIIADTMASLVNNLIIVEDNNLEALAVGYPDQDNREEFDDLLKFRGKIFLNEFRKNEYYKDKVENCNYNIEENTQKNCSNKIYTYDLNYKDSNYTQLTIPIIANSVTYGFLTLIEYYGQTNEVDIVALEHGATTIALDLTKKRAVYETKKRLKKDFLNDLFSGNINNSLVLKGKYNFINYEVEKATVAIILEIERSNQDFSENNYSSMESNKKTLKIINTEFSKSGQNYFIYEEGNRIIILFQFAEIKDEEEIYNKISERCKNIGERVIQYKINKNYYFGIGGLYHNSAETKKSYEEAKKALKIGKIFIEENEVFIYKRLGIYRILSMIEKEGEVIEFCKDFLGDLIKYDKKHNENLCYNLKKYLMNNGNVTKAAKELYIHPNTLAYRIKKIEKILKKDLDDPRERFNLFLALMIKKSTLKD
- a CDS encoding carbon-nitrogen hydrolase family protein; translated protein: MKTACIQQIARDITEYKEAWKDIIKLIDRAAAKDPDLIVLPESAYPAYFLGYNQKKCSESLENIDEVINELQKKASDYEIYIAAGIVLKEKDKKYNGGILINRQGKIIATTQKSNLWHFDHKWLESGEVADVVETEFGKIGLMICADGRAPEIPRILALRGAEIIIDLANLTSTGRDPEKLSNAQLDYMLATRAIENNIWLIMADKIGLEANTVLYAGGSCVINPEGEFINRASPNQEEIIFTEINSKDNCELPVKRVPGDYLSLVEDTEKLAIKEKLNKNIKIAEAEVQISAVQYEYEKGNVNSYLKFAKNFIKQLEIQDSKIIVLREMDKEININLVIKKIKDILSNEELIVVLTGYQKENKKLYKEVSVFSKNKNYGKYQKVHIGESENLAQGEKNKGVINTPYGDLGIMVDEEGLVPEVSRKLMLLGAEIIIWTGNYYHPKEEIIISSRAAENKVFVIKAGKNGSYITTPDGQIIAATLVDINQAISKLILPPYALAKNVVPGTNVALDRKPKFYKELIK